Proteins found in one Halobellus limi genomic segment:
- a CDS encoding ABC transporter substrate-binding protein has protein sequence MGVNDSPLSRRKVVKALAAGTGVAGLAGCSGGGGGSSDGDSDSGDSGSGDGSTTSSSGGSSGGNKATVRVTGGGGSWGEDRQAAFFEPFENGEPPYDEEHNYKYITAASGQYTTELKRDPKNPAYELVELDGQRAELLGQNDALIKQTEFDNYDDIPPAFKNEYMGGTVYFPRGIAYREDKTDKEFNTWDSLIDPDLKGKVGFEPWDNAGSKYFYVINKIKGGSLDNIEPGLEWLREFVETTDPIIFDQIDQALSLFMNEEMYVAPFLSARTENLEINEDIPMGFSVPEGGCVQDYWGYPITKHTSEDRLEEAKILGNGNLAPEPQAKFAEIMGYPPANPAATELIPDETLEKHPMMNPTEEQRARYDVGIDWLQVEQQKQEDGQRFKEVLAGG, from the coding sequence ATGGGTGTCAATGACAGCCCGCTGTCTCGGAGAAAAGTAGTCAAAGCGCTTGCCGCAGGGACTGGAGTCGCAGGACTTGCCGGCTGTTCCGGTGGTGGCGGTGGCTCGTCCGACGGCGACAGTGATAGCGGCGACAGCGGTTCCGGTGACGGAAGCACCACCAGCTCCAGCGGCGGCAGCTCCGGTGGGAACAAGGCAACCGTGCGCGTCACTGGCGGCGGCGGTAGCTGGGGAGAGGATCGCCAAGCGGCGTTCTTCGAACCGTTCGAAAACGGCGAACCGCCGTACGATGAGGAACACAATTACAAGTACATCACTGCTGCGTCCGGACAGTACACGACGGAGCTAAAACGTGACCCGAAGAACCCGGCGTACGAACTCGTCGAACTGGACGGACAGCGCGCCGAACTTCTCGGACAGAACGATGCCCTAATCAAACAGACGGAGTTCGATAACTACGACGACATTCCGCCTGCATTCAAAAACGAGTATATGGGCGGGACTGTCTACTTCCCGCGTGGGATCGCCTACCGGGAGGACAAGACAGACAAGGAGTTCAACACCTGGGACTCGCTCATCGACCCCGACCTCAAGGGGAAAGTCGGATTCGAGCCCTGGGACAACGCGGGCTCGAAGTACTTCTACGTCATCAACAAGATCAAGGGCGGTTCGCTCGACAACATCGAACCCGGGCTGGAATGGCTCCGTGAGTTCGTCGAGACGACCGACCCAATCATCTTCGACCAGATCGACCAAGCCCTGAGTCTCTTTATGAACGAGGAAATGTACGTCGCGCCGTTCCTCTCGGCGCGAACCGAGAACCTGGAAATCAATGAGGATATTCCGATGGGCTTCTCGGTCCCAGAGGGTGGATGCGTCCAGGACTACTGGGGATACCCGATCACCAAACACACCAGCGAGGACCGCCTGGAGGAGGCCAAAATACTCGGGAACGGAAATCTTGCTCCCGAACCGCAGGCTAAGTTCGCCGAAATTATGGGGTATCCACCGGCCAATCCGGCCGCAACCGAACTGATCCCGGACGAGACCCTAGAGAAGCATCCTATGATGAACCCCACCGAGGAACAAAGGGCCCGGTACGACGTCGGTATCGACTGGCTCCAAGTGGAACAACAGAAACAGGAAGACGGCCAGCGCTTCAAGGAGGTCCTCGCGGGCGGATAA
- a CDS encoding ABC transporter ATP-binding protein, translating into MAFVSIQNLRKTYGDVVAVNDVSLDIEEGEFVSILGPSGSGKTTMLKSIAGFVEPTAGSIVVAGNEMIGLPPEDRNMGLVFQRLALFPHMSVFDNVAFGLRHRENLTEAEMEERVADILEVVSLPGYEDRNIQNLSGGEQQRVALARVLVLEPDLLLYDEPLSDLDRQLREQMRREIKDLHDRLEITSIYVTHNQREALTLSDRVLVLHEGEKVRYAPPSEIYQDPQSKFVANFVGDSNFVSVTTDEQNGTVTFENDDISLPMHEADADATTDLLYIRPEDITINPPNGERVYSGTVRSTVHLGSVTEYKIEVGGNEFLTTNLGAPQYTKGDSVTIRFEDYGLVEA; encoded by the coding sequence ATGGCATTCGTAAGCATTCAGAACCTCCGAAAAACGTACGGGGACGTCGTCGCAGTGAACGATGTTTCATTAGACATCGAGGAAGGCGAGTTCGTCTCGATTCTCGGGCCGTCGGGATCCGGGAAGACGACGATGCTGAAGTCGATCGCCGGATTCGTCGAACCCACAGCGGGAAGCATCGTCGTCGCCGGGAACGAGATGATCGGGCTGCCGCCCGAGGACCGAAATATGGGACTCGTGTTCCAGCGACTGGCTCTGTTCCCCCATATGTCTGTGTTCGACAACGTGGCGTTCGGGCTCCGACATCGGGAGAACCTCACGGAGGCAGAGATGGAAGAGCGCGTCGCCGACATCCTCGAAGTCGTTTCACTCCCGGGTTACGAGGATCGTAACATCCAGAATTTGAGCGGTGGGGAACAACAGCGTGTCGCGCTGGCCCGCGTCCTCGTCCTGGAGCCCGACTTGCTCCTCTACGACGAACCATTGTCAGACCTCGATCGCCAACTCCGAGAGCAGATGCGCCGTGAGATCAAAGACCTGCACGACAGGCTCGAGATCACGTCGATCTACGTGACACACAACCAGCGCGAGGCACTGACGCTGTCTGACCGCGTGCTCGTGCTTCACGAGGGCGAGAAGGTCCGGTACGCACCTCCGTCGGAGATCTACCAGGACCCACAGTCGAAGTTCGTCGCGAACTTCGTCGGCGATTCGAACTTCGTCTCTGTCACTACCGACGAGCAGAACGGCACGGTGACGTTCGAAAACGACGACATCTCGCTCCCGATGCACGAGGCGGATGCTGACGCAACTACGGACCTCCTCTACATCCGTCCCGAGGACATCACGATCAACCCCCCCAACGGAGAACGAGTCTACTCCGGAACTGTCCGCAGCACGGTCCACCTTGGCTCGGTGACCGAGTACAAGATCGAAGTGGGTGGTAACGAGTTCCTCACCACTAATCTGGGCGCACCGCAGTACACCAAAGGTGACAGCGTGACCATTCGGTTCGAGGATTACGGGCTCGTGGAGGCGTAG
- a CDS encoding ABC transporter permease — protein sequence MLGAITDFTDDLVGQPNRVSDWLDEYLPAVPPAAYLLIFLILPILYAVYISFFEYSATTIISWNFTLEHYEQLLFDSFYQGLLWYTVRLSIIVSAFCVILGYPLGYFIATTTPLRRQLALFAVFLPLMVGTVVRIYGWIVLFATNGVINTVLQDLLGFKLTLLGNTLSVTIGLIGVYLPLVVLPVYSSIEDIPDSLVPAARNLGANQLQAFYKVTFRLSLPGLLTGTIFVFVLTMNSIVTPDLLGGRTDLTMGLMIYDNAVKSLNWPFASAVGTVLTITTTALVYIYFSFVRDRMGVSEWD from the coding sequence ATGCTGGGTGCAATCACAGACTTCACTGACGATCTCGTCGGCCAGCCAAATCGGGTCTCGGACTGGCTGGATGAGTACCTTCCGGCCGTGCCACCGGCGGCGTACCTGCTGATCTTCCTGATTCTCCCGATCCTCTATGCGGTGTACATCAGCTTTTTCGAGTACAGCGCGACGACGATCATTTCGTGGAACTTCACCCTCGAACACTACGAACAGCTCCTGTTCGATTCCTTCTACCAGGGACTGCTCTGGTACACAGTCAGGCTCTCGATCATCGTGTCCGCGTTCTGCGTGATACTGGGATACCCACTTGGGTACTTTATTGCAACGACCACGCCGTTGCGTCGCCAATTGGCGCTATTCGCAGTCTTCCTCCCGCTTATGGTCGGGACGGTAGTCCGAATCTACGGGTGGATCGTTCTGTTCGCTACCAACGGCGTGATCAACACCGTCCTCCAAGATCTGCTGGGTTTCAAACTCACACTCTTGGGGAACACGCTGTCTGTCACGATCGGTCTAATCGGGGTATACCTCCCGCTCGTCGTCCTCCCCGTCTACTCGTCGATCGAAGATATCCCAGACTCGCTCGTTCCAGCCGCACGCAACCTCGGTGCGAATCAGCTCCAGGCGTTCTACAAGGTGACGTTCCGTCTGAGCCTGCCCGGTCTGCTCACCGGAACCATCTTTGTGTTCGTCCTCACAATGAACTCCATCGTGACGCCTGACTTGCTCGGCGGTCGCACGGATCTGACGATGGGGCTGATGATATACGACAACGCGGTGAAAAGCCTCAACTGGCCCTTCGCGAGCGCCGTCGGGACGGTCCTGACGATCACGACTACAGCGCTTGTGTACATCTACTTTTCATTCGTCCGCGACCGAATGGGGGTTTCAGAATGGGACTGA
- a CDS encoding ABC transporter permease produces MGLMAIMSVLSAVLTGRNSRSLSAPAVVAGRALYYGLLGLAVSTLVLPIIIVIGISLNPTQSQAFPPSGISLRWYQEFLVSPFFEPFFFVSLPIAIATATISTVLGILAAYVVVRRDVPFENEVVMYFISPLIIPPAIIALALMITLNFNFLNFVPTSAKLVVGHVVITIPYTFLTAMTAIESVDTELVEGARNLGATKFQAFRKITLPLMKSGVISGFLLAFILSFTDSLVALFLSSGSSTTLPVEIFLFLQYESSPLVAATASVQILLVLVLVVLIGRLIGFKAAAVSS; encoded by the coding sequence ATGGGACTGATGGCGATTATGAGCGTTCTTTCGGCCGTACTGACCGGACGAAACTCTCGGTCGCTCTCGGCTCCGGCAGTCGTAGCCGGCCGAGCGCTCTACTACGGGCTGCTCGGACTCGCGGTATCGACACTGGTTCTTCCAATCATAATCGTGATCGGCATTTCGCTCAACCCGACCCAGTCACAGGCATTCCCACCATCAGGGATCTCCTTGCGCTGGTATCAGGAGTTCCTCGTGAGCCCGTTCTTCGAGCCGTTCTTTTTCGTGAGCCTACCGATTGCGATCGCCACCGCCACGATCTCGACGGTCCTCGGAATCCTCGCCGCGTACGTCGTTGTCCGCCGTGACGTGCCGTTCGAGAACGAGGTCGTGATGTACTTCATTTCTCCCCTCATCATCCCGCCGGCGATCATCGCGCTCGCGCTGATGATTACGCTTAATTTCAACTTCCTGAATTTTGTTCCGACGTCCGCAAAGCTCGTCGTGGGCCACGTGGTCATCACGATCCCGTACACGTTCCTTACAGCGATGACAGCGATCGAATCGGTCGATACCGAACTCGTCGAAGGGGCGCGAAACCTCGGCGCGACCAAGTTCCAGGCGTTCCGGAAAATAACGCTCCCGTTGATGAAAAGCGGGGTCATCTCCGGATTCCTGCTGGCGTTCATTCTTTCGTTCACGGACTCACTGGTCGCACTGTTCCTCTCAAGCGGAAGCTCGACGACGCTGCCGGTCGAAATATTCCTCTTCCTGCAGTACGAATCGTCACCGCTAGTGGCGGCTACTGCCTCGGTTCAGATTCTCTTGGTCCTGGTCCTCGTGGTGCTGATCGGCCGCCTGATTGGCTTCAAAGCCGCCGCCGTTAGCTCCTGA
- the aldA gene encoding aldehyde dehydrogenase: MSQDFSDMPLYIDGEWHTPASDDSIPVSDPTTGTEVDSVPSATTDDVRRATEAARAAQPDWERRPAKERGDLIREIADLLEDYAEPLAETLVTEQGKTYSVAEYEIRAAADIARYMSEWDRRIEGDVVPGSEPRQSINLLRKPYGVVAGIIPWNFPVSVFVRKFAPALVTGNTTVLKPSELTPLTTLELVDVIDREVDLPPGVLNVVTGGGAVGAGLVSDDEVDYVTMTGNVETGKAIMRNAADDLTRVSLELGGKAPAIVCADADVESAVENIVASRTINAGQACTCVERVYVHSDVREEFQAQFVAAMEALEIGDPRDDPDMGPQVSAGELEKTQAAIRGAVEQGATVLTGGESVTEPPTSGGHWVEPTVLGDVDQEMDVVSEEVFGPVAPIVEVDSVDQAVAYANDSRYGLSSYVFTESYRDAMQIAEDLDFGETFINGSGGAQQGHHIGWNESGLGGEDGKHGALKYTQIKSVYHNFQ; encoded by the coding sequence ATGAGCCAGGATTTCAGTGATATGCCTCTCTACATCGACGGCGAGTGGCACACACCGGCGAGCGACGACAGCATTCCCGTATCTGATCCGACTACGGGAACAGAAGTGGATTCAGTACCGTCCGCGACGACAGACGACGTCCGACGAGCCACGGAAGCGGCGCGGGCCGCGCAACCCGACTGGGAGCGACGCCCGGCGAAGGAACGCGGCGATCTGATCCGTGAGATTGCAGATCTCCTTGAGGACTATGCCGAACCACTGGCGGAGACGCTCGTCACCGAGCAGGGAAAGACGTATTCGGTGGCGGAATACGAGATCCGCGCGGCCGCAGACATCGCACGGTATATGTCGGAGTGGGACCGTCGGATCGAAGGCGACGTGGTTCCGGGAAGCGAACCGCGTCAGTCGATCAATCTGCTGCGAAAGCCGTATGGAGTGGTTGCGGGGATCATCCCCTGGAACTTCCCGGTATCCGTCTTCGTGCGAAAGTTCGCACCGGCCCTTGTCACGGGCAACACGACGGTCCTGAAACCGAGTGAACTGACTCCGCTGACGACGCTCGAACTTGTCGACGTCATCGACCGTGAGGTCGATCTTCCACCGGGTGTTCTGAACGTCGTGACCGGCGGCGGCGCGGTCGGGGCCGGACTCGTGAGCGACGACGAGGTGGACTACGTGACGATGACCGGTAACGTCGAGACCGGGAAGGCGATTATGCGCAACGCCGCAGACGACCTCACCCGGGTCTCGCTCGAACTCGGCGGGAAGGCGCCAGCGATCGTCTGCGCGGACGCCGACGTCGAGAGCGCGGTCGAAAACATCGTCGCCTCGCGGACGATCAACGCGGGACAGGCCTGTACGTGCGTCGAGCGCGTCTACGTCCACTCCGACGTCCGCGAGGAGTTCCAAGCGCAGTTCGTCGCGGCGATGGAGGCGCTCGAAATCGGCGACCCGAGGGACGACCCCGATATGGGGCCGCAGGTGAGCGCGGGGGAACTCGAAAAGACGCAGGCAGCGATCCGAGGCGCGGTCGAGCAGGGGGCAACAGTCCTGACGGGCGGGGAGTCGGTCACGGAGCCGCCCACCTCCGGCGGTCACTGGGTGGAACCGACCGTTCTCGGCGACGTCGACCAGGAGATGGACGTCGTCAGCGAGGAGGTCTTCGGACCAGTCGCGCCCATCGTCGAGGTCGATTCCGTGGATCAGGCTGTCGCGTACGCCAACGATTCACGGTACGGGCTCTCCTCCTATGTCTTCACCGAGAGCTACCGAGACGCGATGCAGATCGCGGAGGATCTCGACTTCGGCGAGACGTTTATCAACGGGAGCGGCGGCGCGCAACAGGGCCACCACATCGGCTGGAACGAGTCCGGCCTGGGCGGCGAAGACGGGAAACACGGCGCGCTGAAGTACACCCAGATCAAGTCGGTCTACCACAATTTCCAGTAG
- a CDS encoding NAD(P)-dependent oxidoreductase → MVETTAGVVGLGKMGGNMAKHLLDEGFEVYGHDLQPEAREAFADYGGIVADSGRDVARQSDVTITSLPNSEIVKGVYTGEGGLAHESVETTFLEMSTIAPPTTEAVAEAVEGTPAEILDAPITGGPENSRDGTLTGLVGGKEAVFESEHAQNVLQALCAELHYAGSSGAGHAMKLLNNTMSMGNLLLAMETVALGARYGIDSERLWDILGNASATSVAFESRMPRVLERDFEAGFSVDFARKDVGLAVDMADSEDFPMVMGSLVHRLYTRASDEGFGEEDVGAVVKMFEQELEDRVGEE, encoded by the coding sequence ATGGTTGAGACCACTGCCGGAGTCGTCGGACTCGGCAAGATGGGCGGCAATATGGCGAAGCACCTCCTTGACGAGGGCTTCGAGGTGTACGGACACGACCTCCAGCCGGAGGCCCGTGAAGCGTTCGCGGACTACGGCGGGATCGTCGCCGACAGCGGCCGTGACGTCGCCCGCCAGAGTGACGTCACGATCACAAGTCTACCGAACTCGGAGATCGTGAAAGGCGTCTACACCGGCGAGGGAGGGCTGGCCCACGAATCCGTCGAGACCACCTTCCTGGAGATGAGCACGATCGCGCCGCCGACGACCGAAGCTGTCGCCGAGGCTGTCGAGGGCACCCCCGCCGAGATTCTGGATGCGCCGATCACGGGCGGACCGGAAAACTCGCGTGACGGGACTCTCACGGGCCTCGTCGGTGGAAAAGAGGCCGTCTTCGAATCCGAGCACGCACAGAACGTGTTGCAGGCCCTCTGTGCGGAACTCCACTACGCCGGATCTTCCGGGGCCGGACACGCGATGAAACTTCTGAACAACACGATGTCGATGGGGAACCTGCTTCTGGCAATGGAGACAGTCGCGCTCGGCGCCCGGTACGGTATCGACAGCGAGCGTCTCTGGGACATCCTCGGGAACGCCAGCGCCACTTCGGTGGCGTTCGAGAGCCGAATGCCGCGCGTGCTCGAACGGGACTTCGAGGCGGGGTTCAGCGTCGACTTCGCGCGGAAAGACGTCGGTCTTGCGGTCGATATGGCGGACTCGGAGGACTTCCCGATGGTGATGGGAAGCCTGGTCCACCGCCTGTACACGCGAGCCAGCGACGAGGGATTCGGTGAGGAAGACGTGGGTGCGGTCGTGAAGATGTTCGAGCAGGAACTGGAAGACCGGGTCGGCGAAGAGTAA
- a CDS encoding MBL fold metallo-hydrolase: MPESAPVVRTLDIADTVYDITWQTAEEGPDITQGERHRSYFFDLPGDVPTLVDTCFQNRAEYLFEGIEEIGIEPERLIITHRHLDHVGAFDEVVERYDPETWVPEEDNVVEIDDYGIDIETEPDHLFGDREQIGRFETVHVPGHSPGNSVLVDEEAGIAHCADTVSGSDRRGLPPGYLLHPPQATHTNQPPEAAVEAEKNLDKLLDYEFDVALLNHGTPVFEDASKKLERYVNFESNFSGEDRSIHANDRKTIDADELYSRLDE; this comes from the coding sequence ATGCCCGAGAGTGCTCCAGTGGTTAGAACGCTCGATATCGCCGATACCGTCTACGACATCACCTGGCAGACTGCCGAGGAAGGCCCCGACATCACCCAGGGCGAACGCCACCGCTCGTACTTTTTCGACCTGCCCGGCGACGTCCCCACGCTGGTCGACACCTGTTTCCAAAATCGCGCCGAATACCTCTTCGAGGGGATCGAAGAGATCGGCATCGAACCTGAACGGCTCATCATCACTCACCGGCACTTAGACCACGTCGGCGCGTTCGACGAGGTCGTCGAACGCTACGACCCGGAAACGTGGGTGCCAGAAGAGGACAACGTGGTCGAGATCGACGACTACGGGATCGACATCGAGACCGAACCGGACCACCTCTTCGGCGACAGGGAACAGATCGGGCGGTTCGAGACCGTCCACGTCCCCGGTCACTCGCCCGGGAATTCTGTGCTCGTCGACGAGGAAGCTGGGATCGCGCACTGTGCCGATACCGTCTCCGGTTCGGATCGTCGCGGTTTGCCGCCGGGCTATCTCCTTCATCCGCCGCAGGCGACACACACGAACCAGCCACCGGAGGCGGCTGTCGAAGCCGAAAAGAACCTCGACAAACTACTCGACTACGAGTTCGACGTCGCGCTCCTCAATCACGGAACCCCGGTGTTCGAGGATGCCTCCAAGAAGCTCGAACGCTACGTCAACTTCGAGTCGAATTTCAGCGGCGAGGATCGATCGATCCACGCGAACGATCGAAAGACCATCGACGCCGACGAACTGTACAGCCGTCTCGACGAGTAA
- a CDS encoding ester cyclase, whose translation MSNDYSQCKRRVHEFSQAIRNTGADQIGDLLGDYYHPDAEWYGPAPVGRLTGRDEISRGYWAPLLESFPDLEQNDYILFGGEFRDSTWVCAAGNFVGTFENDWLGVPATGHATWLRHGTFHRFEDGKIAETRLFVDVLDVLRQAGYQFVPALAPEVVIPGPTTQDGLLLDGADAAETEQTLELVEGMIFEGLESYEDAGIDGMGMDEYWHEDFMWYGPAGIGSTRGIDGFQAYHQEPFLEAFPDREADSDDIRLAEGTYCAWTGWPSLEATHLGDGWLGLPATDESVEMRVMDFWRREGDLLAENWVFIDMIHLLDQLGVDILERVRNEKQYF comes from the coding sequence ATGAGCAACGATTACAGCCAGTGCAAGCGTCGAGTCCACGAGTTCTCTCAGGCGATTCGGAACACCGGAGCCGACCAGATCGGAGACCTGTTGGGCGACTATTACCATCCGGACGCGGAGTGGTACGGTCCCGCGCCGGTCGGACGGCTCACCGGCCGCGACGAGATCAGTCGCGGCTACTGGGCGCCGCTCCTCGAATCGTTCCCAGACCTCGAACAGAACGATTACATCCTCTTCGGCGGGGAGTTTCGGGACAGTACGTGGGTGTGTGCCGCCGGCAACTTCGTCGGGACGTTCGAGAACGACTGGCTCGGCGTCCCCGCGACCGGGCACGCGACGTGGCTCAGGCACGGCACCTTCCATCGGTTCGAGGACGGGAAGATCGCGGAGACCCGTCTGTTCGTCGACGTGCTCGACGTGCTGCGGCAGGCCGGCTATCAGTTCGTGCCCGCGCTCGCCCCGGAGGTCGTCATCCCCGGGCCGACGACGCAGGACGGACTCCTCCTCGACGGTGCGGACGCCGCCGAAACGGAGCAGACGCTGGAACTGGTCGAGGGAATGATCTTCGAGGGGTTGGAATCCTACGAAGACGCGGGCATCGACGGGATGGGAATGGACGAGTACTGGCACGAGGACTTTATGTGGTACGGCCCCGCCGGCATCGGTTCGACCCGCGGTATCGACGGCTTCCAGGCGTACCATCAGGAGCCGTTCCTCGAAGCGTTCCCCGACAGAGAAGCCGACAGTGACGACATCCGACTGGCCGAGGGAACCTACTGTGCGTGGACCGGGTGGCCGAGTCTTGAGGCGACACACCTCGGCGACGGTTGGTTGGGACTGCCCGCAACTGACGAATCGGTGGAAATGCGCGTGATGGATTTCTGGCGTCGTGAGGGCGACCTCCTCGCGGAGAACTGGGTGTTCATCGATATGATCCACCTTCTGGATCAACTCGGCGTCGACATCCTCGAGCGCGTTCGGAACGAGAAACAGTACTTTTGA
- a CDS encoding ester cyclase, giving the protein MPTTRVKNKQTAYEFSNNVHETTHENVDDLIAEYVHEDVQWHGSAPVDTLAGRSELVSEFWEPLLKAFPDLEKNDYILFAGEFEGDEWVCATGNLVGTFENDWLDIPATGHATWIRYGEFHRFEDGKIAETRTIVDVLDVLRQAGYQFVPSLAPEVVIPGPTTQDGILLDEQDEEDTQQTMELVEGMLFDGLNSYEEEGLENMGMERYWHEDFMWYGPAGIGSTRGIDGFQEFHQNPFLRAFPDREVGHHDSRIAEGNFCASTGWPAVVGTHLGDGWLGLPATGNSTDMRVIDVWRREGDLLAENWVFIDMIDLLNQLGVDVFERLRENPRSVRRSSAP; this is encoded by the coding sequence ATGCCTACAACCAGAGTGAAAAACAAACAGACAGCATACGAGTTCTCCAATAACGTTCACGAAACGACTCACGAAAACGTCGACGACCTGATCGCGGAGTACGTCCACGAGGACGTCCAGTGGCACGGTTCGGCACCGGTCGACACGCTCGCGGGCAGGAGCGAATTGGTGTCCGAGTTCTGGGAGCCCCTCCTGAAGGCGTTCCCGGATCTCGAAAAGAACGACTACATCCTGTTCGCCGGCGAGTTCGAGGGCGACGAATGGGTCTGTGCGACCGGCAATCTCGTCGGGACGTTCGAGAACGACTGGCTCGACATCCCCGCGACGGGCCACGCCACGTGGATCCGCTACGGCGAGTTCCACCGGTTCGAGGACGGGAAAATCGCCGAGACTCGAACTATCGTCGACGTGCTGGACGTGCTTCGACAGGCCGGCTATCAGTTCGTTCCGTCTCTCGCCCCCGAAGTAGTCATACCGGGACCGACGACCCAAGACGGGATCCTTCTCGACGAGCAGGACGAGGAAGATACCCAGCAGACGATGGAACTGGTAGAGGGAATGCTGTTCGACGGGCTGAATTCCTACGAGGAAGAGGGCCTCGAGAATATGGGGATGGAACGGTACTGGCACGAGGACTTTATGTGGTACGGCCCCGCGGGAATCGGCAGTACCCGCGGGATCGACGGGTTCCAAGAGTTCCATCAAAACCCGTTCCTGCGGGCGTTCCCTGACCGAGAGGTTGGGCATCACGACTCGCGTATCGCCGAGGGGAATTTCTGTGCCTCGACCGGATGGCCCGCCGTCGTGGGGACCCACCTCGGCGACGGCTGGCTGGGATTGCCAGCGACTGGGAATTCGACAGATATGCGCGTCATCGACGTGTGGCGGCGAGAGGGTGATCTCCTCGCAGAGAACTGGGTCTTCATCGATATGATCGACCTGCTCAACCAGCTCGGCGTCGACGTGTTTGAACGCCTCCGCGAGAATCCGCGGTCTGTTCGGCGGTCCTCCGCGCCATAA
- a CDS encoding ester cyclase: MAAERKQVVHEFSQSIHDVTAESVDDLLEEFYHDDAEWYGPEPLNELNGVESIAQGCWDPLLTAFPDLEKNDYILLEGEFEGEQWVSAAGTLVGTFDEDWLDIPATGRTTWIQYGALHRVVDGKIAETRMLFDVLDVMRQAGYRFIPALAPEVVRPGPATQDGLLFDEQEESDSEQTLQMVEDMIFEGLGSYDGKNLDVMDMDAYWHKDFMWYGPAGIGTTRGVDGFQEFHQGPWLEAFPDRGTGGNAIRVAEGDYCAWTAWPSGEATHRGDGLFGLPSTGETVTFRVIDFWRREGHLLAENWIFIDMINLLNQLGVDVFERLRDNPESIRWTGTP, encoded by the coding sequence ATGGCAGCTGAACGTAAGCAAGTAGTCCACGAGTTCTCACAGTCCATCCACGACGTGACGGCAGAGAGTGTCGATGACCTCCTCGAGGAGTTCTACCACGATGACGCGGAGTGGTACGGCCCTGAGCCACTCAACGAGTTGAACGGTGTCGAATCGATAGCCCAAGGATGCTGGGACCCACTCTTGACTGCGTTTCCCGACCTCGAAAAGAACGACTACATCCTCCTCGAGGGTGAGTTCGAAGGCGAGCAGTGGGTCAGTGCGGCAGGGACGCTTGTCGGGACGTTTGATGAAGACTGGCTCGACATCCCTGCAACCGGGCGTACGACTTGGATCCAGTACGGTGCACTCCATCGCGTAGTGGACGGGAAAATAGCAGAGACGCGGATGTTGTTTGACGTGCTTGATGTGATGCGACAGGCGGGCTACCGATTTATTCCGGCACTTGCGCCCGAAGTCGTCCGACCAGGCCCAGCAACACAGGACGGACTCCTATTTGACGAGCAGGAAGAATCAGATTCCGAACAGACCCTCCAGATGGTTGAGGATATGATCTTCGAGGGGTTAGGTTCGTACGATGGAAAGAATCTGGATGTTATGGATATGGACGCATACTGGCATAAGGATTTTATGTGGTACGGCCCGGCGGGGATCGGTACCACCCGTGGCGTCGACGGGTTTCAGGAGTTCCACCAAGGGCCGTGGCTGGAAGCCTTTCCCGACCGCGGAACCGGGGGGAACGCCATCCGTGTTGCCGAAGGCGACTACTGTGCGTGGACGGCGTGGCCGAGCGGTGAAGCCACGCATCGCGGGGACGGCTTGTTTGGCCTCCCGAGCACTGGTGAGACAGTAACTTTCCGCGTCATCGACTTCTGGCGGCGGGAGGGACACCTGCTGGCGGAGAACTGGATCTTCATCGATATGATCAACCTGCTCAACCAGCTCGGCGTCGACGTCTTCGAACGGCTCCGGGACAATCCGGAATCGATTCGGTGGACGGGGACGCCGTGA